DNA sequence from the Cyanobium sp. WAJ14-Wanaka genome:
CGGATTGCCATTGCTGGTGGCCCTGGTGGCCTGCGCCCAGCAGCCCCTGGCCCTGGCCGAGCGGCTGCAATTGCCCCACCGCCAGCACAGGTTGTTGACTGCGGCCCAAGCCCTGCTGCAGCGGCTTGGGGCCCTAGAAAACCCTGCCGCCCTCTCGGTGCCCCAGTGGTGCGAGCTGCTGGAGGCACCTGGCTGCCCAGCGGAAGCGGTGGCCCTGCTGCTGGTCAGCACGGCCGGCCGCAGACCCCGCTGGCGCCGCCCCCTGCTGCGCTGGTGGTTGCGCTGGCGCCAGCTGCAGGCCCCGATCAGTGCCCACCAATTGATCGCTGAAGGAATCCAGCCGGGCCCCGAATTGGGGGCCCGGCTGCGCCAGGCCCGGGCGACGCTCCTGCAAAGTGAGCGCAGCTAATGGGAGCACTCCTGCAACCATGACTTCCCCCAGGGCCGTGGTGGCGGTGCCGGCGCGGCTGGAATCCTCGAGGCTGCCCGGCAAGGTGATGGCCGATATCGGTGGTAAGCCGATGTTGCGCCATGTGCTCGAGCGCTGCGCCCTGGCCAAGGGGGTGGCGGCCGTAATTGCTTGCACCGATAGCGAGCTGGTGCAGCGCCACGCCCAAGACTGGGGCTTTGACGCCCTGCTGACTCCGGCCAGCTGCGCTTCAGGAAGTGAACGGCTGGCCTCGGTGCTGGCAGAGCTAGTGGCCGCCGCTGGCGGCGAGCCAGAAGACACCCTGGTGATCAATGTGCAGGGCGACCAGCCCCTGCTGGATCCCACGATCATCGAAACCATGGTCGAGCAGTTCGCAGCTCGCCATAAACCCCAGGTTTTGACGCCGGTCTATGCCCTGGGGCCAGACAAACTCCACGACCCCAATGTGGTGAAGGTGCTGCGGGCCGCCGATGGCCGGGCCATTACCTTTTCGCGCAGCGCCCTGCCCCATGTGCGGGATGTGCCGCCGGAGCTGTGGCACCAGCACTGCCCCTACTGGGGCCATGTGGGCATGTATGGCTACCGCGCCGACGTGCTGGCGGGCTGGAACCAGCTGCCGATCTCGCAGCTTGAGGGCCTCGAAAAGCTGGAGCAGTTGCGCCTGGTGGAGGCGGGCATCCCCTTGCATACCTTTGTGGTGGACGGGGATTGCTTCTCAGTCGACACCCAGGACCAACTGGAGCTGGCCCGGCGACTGGCCTAGGGCTTGGGCAGGGCTGGCCTGGCCTGGTTAAACGTTTTTATCGCGCCAGCCGGAGCGGTTGAGCTCCTGCCACTGGCCCCGGCGCTCCAATAGCTGTTCGGCGAGTTCGCGAACTGCCCCATGGCCGCCGCGGCTTTTCAGCACCCAGTCGGCCCTTCTCCGCAGACCCCGCGCCCCATCGGCTGGACACACCAGCAACCCCGTGGCCGGCCTGACGGTCAGGTCGTTGAGGTCGTCGCCGATGAAGGCCGTCGCCTCAACCGGCAGCTGCAGTTGGTGCTGCAGATCCTCCAATGCGGCCAACTTGTCGCCGACCCCCACCAGGCAATGGCGAATGTCGAGGTGGGCGGCGCGCTGTTCGATCGCCCCACTGCGGCCGCCGCTGAGGAAGGCCACCTCCACCCCAGCCCGCTGCAGCATCCGAATCGCCAGGCCATCGCGCACGTTGAAACGCTTCACCACCCGGCCCGCTTCGTCGTAGTGGAGGCCGCCATCGGTGAGCACCCCATCCACATCACAGACCAACAGCTCGATGGCACGGAAGCGGGAAGCAAGCAGCAGGTGGCGAATCACAAACAGAGATCCTTGGCAGGCAGGGAGCTGGATTTAAAGAATTGAAGGGGCCAACCCCTGAGCCACCACCTCGCGGATCGCCAGCAGTTGGCGCAGCAGGGGCTTGAGGCGATGCAACGGCACCATGTTGGGGCCATCGCTGAGGGCCTCCTCCGGGTTGGGATGGACCTCCAAAAACAGCCCATCGACCCCCACGGCCATGGCAGCTCGGGCCAGGGGCGCCACAAATTCCCGTTGACCTCCTGAGCTGCTGCCCCGCCCGCCCGGTTGCTGCACCGCATGGGTGGCATCGAAAATCACCGGGCAGCCGAGGGCCTGGAGCTGGGGCAGGCTGCGGTAATCCACCACCAGGGTGTTGTAGCCAAAGCTGTTGCCCCGCTCGGTCAGCCAGAGCCGGCCGCTAGCTGGATCCAGCCCCAACTCCTTGAACTTGGCCACCACCTGGGCCATGTCCCAGGGGGCCAGGAATTGGCCCTTTTTCACATTCACCACCTTGCTGGTGCCGGCAACGGCCCTGGCGGCGGCCTCGAGCAGGTCGGTTTGGCGGCAGAGGAAGGCGGGTATCTGCAACACATCCACCACCTCAGCCACGGCAGCGGCCTGGTGGCTTTCGTGGATGTCGGTGAGCACTTTTAGCCCCAGGCTGCTCTTCACCTCCTGCAGGATCGCCAGGCCGCCATCAACCCCCGGTCCACGGAAGGAGGCGCCGGAGCTGCGGTTGGCCTTATCGAAACTGGCCTTAAACACGTAGGTGATGCCCAGCTCCTGGCAGATCGCCTGCACCTGCTCGGCCACTGACAGCACCAGCTCCCGGCTTTCGATCACGCACGGACCGGCGATCAAGGTGAGGGGCTTGGCGGCCATCAGCTCTGGTTGGAGGTGAACCCAGCCTGCACCAGATCGTGGAGGCGCAACAGTCCCAGCAGTTTCTCGCTGTTTTGGGGATCAACCACGGGCAGCACGGAAATGGCCTGGCGGGGATTGCGCTCCATCAACTCCAGGGCCTCTGCCGCCAGGGCCCCAGGTGTGGTGGTGATTGGTGCGACGGTGGCCATCTCCAGGGCGGTGATCCCGGCCCATTCCTGGGGTCCGTGGCGCTGGAGGGTGCGGCGCAGGTCGCCATCGGTGATCAGGCCGCCCAACTGGCCTCGATCCCTTGAGCCATGCACCCAGGCGGCACCGAGGCTTCCCCGAGCTGGGCTGCCCTCGGTGAGCTTGGCGATCACCTCCGGCAGGCGGGCCTGGGGGTTGAGCGGACTGAGTTCGGCGGCTGGCACCATCAAATCGGCCACGGTCAGGGTCAGTTGGCGGCCCAGGGCACCAGCCGGGTGGTTGATGGCGAAATCCTCTGGGGAGATGCCGCAGCGCTCCATCCAGACCGCCGCCAGGGCATCGCCGATCGCCATCGCCACGGCTGTGCTGGCCGTGGGGGCGAGATTCAGGGGGCAGACCTCCCTGTCCACAGAGCCGTCGAGGGCCACATCACAACCTGCCGCCAGGCTGGAGTTGAGCCGGCCCACCAGGGCAATGCGGCCGGTGCCGCGCCGCTTCAGGTGGGGAAGGATTGCCAGCAGTTCTTCCGTTTCGCCGCTGTTGGAGAGCAGCAGGGCCACGTCGTCGGCAGCCACGATGCCCAGGTCGCCATGGAGGGCGTCGGTGGGATTTAAAAACACCGCCGTTAGGCCGATCGAGCAAAAGGTGGCAGCAATTTTGCGGGCCACGATGCCGCTTTTGCCCACCCCAGTCACCACCAACTTGCCCCGGCGCTCCCGGCAGTTGTTCAACAGGCTGAGGGCTGCTTCCACCTGGTCACTGTCCAGGCGCTGGGCCGCCGCCGCAATCGCCGCCGCCTCCTCCTCCAAACAGCGGGTCAGGGCAGACAAGTGAAATGGCCGTGGATGGGGGCGATTCTCCCACCAGGCTGCCTAGGGCGGGCTTTTCACGCCACGCTGCCAATGCGGGCAGCGCTAGCAAAGCCGAGGGCTCTGAGGTTGGCTACCACGGCCCCGCTTTGCTCTTTGGGAACCGCAGCCAGCAGGGGGCCGCAGGTTTGGGGATCGATCAACAGACCGCTTAGGCCGTTAGGGCAGGGCTCAAGCTCGACCCGGCCAGCCAACAGGGAAAGGGCAGCCCCATTGGCGGGGGCCAGGCTGCTGGCGTAGCCGGCTTGGAGCAGGGCCAGGGCCCCAGGTAGGGCCAGGGCCGCCAAGGCATCCCTATCAAGAACCACCTTGAGCCCAACAGGACTGGCGGCAAGCATCTCGCCCAGGTGACCGAGCAGGCCAAAGCCGGTGACATCCGTGCAGGCCTTGCACCTTCCTGCCGCCAGCACAGCCACGCATTGAGCCTGGTTTTGCTGCATCACCTCCAGGGCCCGGTCGATGGCCTGGGGCGGACAGAGGCGGCTGGGGGCATGGGCCATCTGGGCGGAAAACAGCACCCCCGTGCCAATCGCCTTGGTCAGGATCAGGGTGTCGCCGCTACGGAGGGGCCCCTTACCCCAGGCTTCAGCGGCTGATCCATTCACGCTGAGCACCAGGCTCAGGCCGCTGCCATCGCGGCCCTCGAGGGTGTGGCCGCCGATCAGCCCAGCGCGCATCGGCTCGAGCACCGATAAGATGCCGGCCAGGGTTTGGCTGAGCAGCTCTGCCTGCAGATGCGGCCCAGCCTCCGGCAGGGTCACGACCGCTTGCCCGCTATCCACCCTGGCTCCGCAGGCCCAGAGATCGCTGCAGGCGTGCAGGGTGGTGAGGCGGGCATTCAGCCAGGGGTCGGCCACCAGCGCCGGGAAGCCATCCACGCTTTGCAGCAACAGCTCTCCACCGGCCCCAGTGCCAACCAGGGCGGCGTCCTCAGGGGGGCCCTTGAGGCCTGAGCGCTGCAGGGCCGCTTGGAGCGGTGCGGCGGGCAACTTGGCGGCGCAGCCCCGGCAGGCCATGGCTGGTTGATTACCAGGCTGGGTAGCCGGCTGGTTGGCACCTTGCCTCATGGCTTGGAGGTCTTCAAAGCCGGCCATGAAGCGCCGGTCGATGGCCTCCTTCCAGCGCCAGAGCAGCCGGCTGGGCCCGAAAGCAAAAGGTCCCCAGAGGGCAAGGGCCCGCGGTCTTCCCGTGATGGAGCCCCCATCTCCGACTAGCTGCAGAACCTGCCTTTGGGGCCTCCAGGACTGCAGTGGTTTGCGCTTTGGCTCCGCCAGCAGCTGGTTTTTCAGGCTTCGCTCCAGGTTGGCGGCCAGCACCGGCGCAGCCCGCACGGCCCAGACGCCCGAGGCTGGCCTGGGGTGGCTGGCGATTACGCCGCAATCACCGCTGGCGAATAGGCCGCCATGGCCCAGCACCTGCAGGCTGGTTTCCGTGAGTACCCGCCCTGAGCCGTCGGTGGGCAGGCCCGATTCAACCAGCCAAGCGGGGGCCTGGCTGCCGGTGCAGAGCAGGTTTTGATCGGCGCTGCCATTTGCGGCCAGATCAGGGCAGGCCGCGTCAGCTGGCCCTGGAACCGTGAGGGGAATGGCGGCTTGTTGGAGTAGCTGACGGCCGCGGCGGTTGGCAGCCTTTGAGCCCAGCCTGAATTGGTGGCCATTCAGGTTTATTTGGCTGGCAAATCCCCGGGCCTTAAGGGCTAGGGCCAGCTCCACTGCCGCCAGTCCGCCTCCCTGGAGGGTGACCCCGGGGGCTCTTACTGCTTTGCTGGCCGCAGGACTGGCCGGTGAGGGCTGCTGCTGCTGGCACCAGGCCAGGAAGGGCTCCAGGGGCTTGATCGCCATCCCCGTGGCGGCTTTGCTGATCCGGGTTTCGCAGCCCACATCGAGGCTCAGTTGGCCATAGACCATCGGCAAGCGCCCCTCTAGATGCAATTGCTGCGCCTGTAAATCCAGCCCGGTGATCTCGGCCTGCACAAAGCCCACCCCCGCCAGTTGGCAGAGCCGCCGCAGGTCGATGGCGCACTCATCGCGCCGATAAAACCCTGCCACCAGGCCCGGCACCATCCCCGAATAGAGGGCAGTGCTGTGGCGACTCACCAGGGTGATCAATGCCGGCGGTTTTGCCCATCGACCCCTGCCTGTCGCCGCCATCGCCCACATCCGCAGCACCAGCACATGGCTGTGGCCACCCCCGGCCAAAACCAGGTGCTCTTGGGGGAGCTGGCTGGACTGGTGCTGCATTGATACGCCCGAGGCATTTATCAACTGACCACTCTTGCTACCTTCAACAAAGGGTTGGATTCATGGGTTTACTTTCCGTAGCCCTTGGGATTGCCGCTTTGCCAGGCCCAGCCGTCGCGGCACATGTCCTGGAGGGTGCGGCTTGTACGCCAGCCCAGGCGCCCATGGGCTAGGGAGGCATCGGCCACGGTGGCGGCCGCATCGCCGGCCCGGCGCGGCACGATTTCGTAGGGCACTGGCTGGCCACTGGCGGCCCCAAAGGCAGACACCACCTCCAGCACCGAATGGCCCTGGCCGCTGCCCAGATTCAAGGTGAGCAGTTGGGGTGGCTCGGCCAGCAGCACATCCAGGGCAGCGCGGTGTCCTTCCGCCAGATCCATTACGTGGATGTAATCGCGCACGCCGCTGCCATCGGCGGTGGGCCAGTCGCCACCAAAGACCTGCAGTTGCTTGCGCCGACCGATGGCCACCTGGCTCACAAAGGGGAAAAGGTTGTTGGGCGTGCCATTGGGGTCTTCACCGATGCGCCCGCTGGGATGGGCGCCCACCGGGTTGAAGTACCTCAAGCGGGCGATGCGCCAGGGGGTTTGGCTTTGGAGCCTGGCCCCGTATAAATCCGCCAGCAGCTGCTCCACTGCAGCCTTGCTGTGGCCATAGGGGTTGATTGGCTGGATTGGCGCCGTTTCAGCGATCGGCACCACCTCGGGGTAGCCGTAGAGGGTGGCGCTACTGCTGAAAACCAGGTTGCGGCAGCCGTGGGCCTCCATCGCCGCCAGCAGACTGCGGGAGCCCGCCAGGTTCACATCCCAGTAGCGCAGGGGGTGGGCCACCGATTCCCCCACGGCCTTGAGTCCGGCGAAGTGGATCACCGCCTCGATGCCGGTGCTGCCGGGAGTTGCGCCAAAGGCCCGATTTAGGTCCGCCTCGCTGCGGATATCGCCCTCAATGACCCGCAAACGCTCGCTTTCGAAGCCCAATTCGGCCAGCTCCAGCACCCGTATGAGGCTCTCTGGGGAACTGTTGGCGAAGTTGTCGAGCACCACCAGGCTGTGGCCGGCCTCCAGCAGCACCAGGCAGGTGTGGCTGCCGATGAAGCCGGCGCCACCGGTGATTAGGAGATGGGCCATGGGCGAGGGAAAACCGCTTGGCAATAGTCTCTCCTGCAGAAGTTTTGGTGGGATTAGTTGTTGGGCAGCATCCGGACCATTTGTTGCATCGGAGCGGGCTACGTGGGCGGCCCCACGATGGCCGTAATCGCCGATCGCTGCCCCCATATCCAGGTGCAGGTGGTGGATCTCAACGCCGAGCGCATTGCCGCCTGGAACGATCCCGATCTAGCCAAGTTGCCGATCTATGAGCCCGGCCTGGATGCGGTGGTGGGCCGTTGTCGGGGCCGCAACCTGCATTTCTCCACCGAGGTGGATGCGGCGATCGCCGCCGCCGACATGGTGTTCCTTTCGGTTAACACCCCCACCAAAACCAAGGGTTTGGGGGCCGGCCAGGCCAGCGACCTCAAGTGGGTGGAGGCCTCCGCCCGCCAGGTGGCAGCCCATGCCCAGGGCCACACGGTGGTGGTGGAGAAAAGCACCCTGCCCGTGCGCACGGCCGCGGCGGTTAAGGCAATCCTCGATGCGGGCCCAGAAGGTAAAAGTTTTTCGGTGCTCTCCAATCCGGAGTTTTTGGCCGAAGGCACCGCCATGGCCGATCTCGATGCCCCCGACCGGGTGTTGATCGGTGGCGATGACCCCGCCGCCATTGAGGCCTTGGCCGCCATCTATGGCCATTGGGTGGCGCCCGAAAAGATCCTGCGCACCAATCTCTGGAGTTCGGAGCTCTCCAAGCTCACCGCCAATGCCTTCTTGGCCCAGCGGATCAGCTCGATCAACGGCATTGCCGCCTTCTGTGAGGCCACGGGCGCCGATGTGTCGGAGGTGGCCAGGGCAATAGGCGCAGACAGCCGCATTGGCCCCAAGTTTTTGCAGGCTGGCCCTGGTTTTGGTGGCAGCTGCTTCCAAAAAGACATCCTCAATTTGGTTTATCTGTGCCGGCACTACGGCCTTGAGGAGGTGGCGGCCTACTGGGAGCAGGTGGTGGCGCTGAACATTTGGCAGCAGCAGCGGATTGCCCGCTTGGTGGTCAACAAGCTTTTTGGCACCGTCAGCGGCAAGCGTCTGGCGGTGTTGGGCTTTGCCTTTAAGGCCGACACCAATGACACCCGGGAATCGCCTGCGATTCGCATTTGCCGAGACCTGCTCGAGGAGGGGGCCCGTCTGGCGATCGTCGATCCGAAGGTGAAGCCCGAGCAAATCGCCAGGGATCTGGGCCAGGCCCCCGCCGATTGCGACGGGGGTTGGCAGATGGTGGATTCGGCTTTGGAGGCCGCAGCGGGGGCAGATGCTGTTTTGCTGCTCACCGATTGGGCGGAGTTTGGCTCTCTCGATTGGAAGGCGATCGCTTCGGTGATGCGCCAACCCGCCTGGTTGTTTGATGCCCGGGCAAAGGCTGATGCGGCTGGTGCCAAGGCGGCGGGCCTAAACGTTTGGACCGTGGGGGAGGGTTAAATTGATGCTTGATGTCACAACATCAGATGCGCACCACCTTGACCCTTGATGACGACGTGCTAGCTGCGGCAAGGGTTTTGGCCAGGCAGCAGGGGAGATCCGTGGGCTGCGTGTTGAGCGCCCTGGTCCGCCAAGGTTTGCAGAAACCGGTCTATTCAGTCCAGTCCAGCCGCAACGGTTTGCCGCTGTTGCCGATTCGCCCCGACGGCCAACCTGTGGACCTGCAGCTGGTCAACAGGCTGCGCGATGAGCTGCCGTGAGCGCTGGGGTCCTATTGGATGTGAATGTGTTGATTGCCCTGCTTGATCCGTTGCATGTGCATCACGAGCCGGCCCATCGGTGGTTCGCCAAGCGAGACGATCTGGCCTGGGCCAGCTGCGCGTTGACCCAAAACGCTGTTTTACGGATCCTGGGGCATCCCCGTTACCCCAATTCACCGGGAGCTCCAGCGGCGGTAGCCCCCGTTCTCCAGCAGTTGATTCACCACCCCAGTCACCAGTTTTGGGCCGATTCCCTCAGCCTGCTCACGGCGCCAGAGGTGGAGGCCCAGGCCCTGCTCGATCCCGCCCAGATCAGCGACACCTACCTGCTGGCTATGGCCGTTCGCCAGCAGGGCCGCTTGGCCAGCTTTGATCGGCGCTTGGTGACTACTGCCGTGGCTGGAGGCTCAGAAGCCTTGGAGCTCATACCTGTTTGATGCCAACCCTGTTGACCTAACGCCATGCCTGCCTCCCTTACCCGCAACCTGATCACCGGCGGTGCCGGCTTTGTGGGCTCGCACCTGGTGGATCGGCTGATGGAAGCCGGTGAGGAGGTGATCTGCCTCGACAACTACTTCACCGGCCGCAAGGAAAACATTGCCCAGTGGATCGGCCACCCCCGCTTTGAGCTGATCCGCCACGACGTGACTGAGCCGATCAAGCTTGAGGTCGACCGGATTTGGCACCTGGCCTGCCCGGCTTCGCCGGTGCACTACCAGTTCAATCCGATCAAAACGGCCAAAACCAGCTTCCTTGGCACCTACAACATGTTGGGCCTGGCCCGGCGGGTGGGGGCCCGGCTATTGCTTGCCAGCACCAGTGAGGTGTATGGCGATCCGGAGGTGCATCCCCAGCCCGAGAGCTACCGGGGCTGCGTTAACACCATCGGCATCCGCAGCTGCTACGACGAGGGCAAGCGCATCGCCGAAACCCTTTGCTTTGATTACCGGCGCATGCACGGCACCGAGATCCGGGTGGCGCGGATCTTCAATACCTACGGGCCCAGGATGCTGCCCGACGACGGCCGGGTGGTTAGCAACTTCATCGTGCAGGCGTTGAGCGGCGAACCCCTCACCCTCTACGGAGACGGCAGCCAAACCCGCAGTTTTTGCTATGTGGATGATCTGGTGGAGGGCCTGATCCGCTTGATGAATGGCGAGCACACCGGCCCAATCAACATCGGTAATCCAGCTGAATTCACAATCAAGCAATTGGCTGAGCTGGTGCGTGATCGCATCAACCCCCAGCTGCCTTTGATCACTAAGCCCCTACCCGCCGATGATCCCCTGCAGCGCCAACCGGTAATCGATCTGGCCCAACGGGAGCTGGGCTGGCAGCCCACGGTGCCGCTGGAGCAGGGTCTTGAGCCCACGATGGCCTATTTCCGTGGGTTGCTTTCAGCATGAGCGGCTTGTTCCCAAGACGTGATGTTCTGAGCAGCCAGATCAAACGAATCTTGAGTGGTGGATAGGGTAGACATATGGTCAGTGTTGCCGCCCAGCCTTTTGTTGCTCCGGCCATTCCTTGGTTGGCAGCCATCCCCTTGGCCCAGGACATTGAGCTGGGGCCTGGTCTTGATGCATCAACCCTGCGGGAGCGGCTCCAGGGTCTCTGCCAGCAAGCCAACGTCCACGCCGTTGTGGCCTTTGGATCAAGGGCCCGGGGAGACGCTGAACCTGATTCCGATTTGGATCTGGCTGTGATTTGCCACGAACCCAGCCTGTCTCCCGAACTCAAAACAGAGCGCTCGCACGCTTTTCGACTGCT
Encoded proteins:
- the kdsB gene encoding 3-deoxy-manno-octulosonate cytidylyltransferase; the protein is MTSPRAVVAVPARLESSRLPGKVMADIGGKPMLRHVLERCALAKGVAAVIACTDSELVQRHAQDWGFDALLTPASCASGSERLASVLAELVAAAGGEPEDTLVINVQGDQPLLDPTIIETMVEQFAARHKPQVLTPVYALGPDKLHDPNVVKVLRAADGRAITFSRSALPHVRDVPPELWHQHCPYWGHVGMYGYRADVLAGWNQLPISQLEGLEKLEQLRLVEAGIPLHTFVVDGDCFSVDTQDQLELARRLA
- a CDS encoding KdsC family phosphatase codes for the protein MRHLLLASRFRAIELLVCDVDGVLTDGGLHYDEAGRVVKRFNVRDGLAIRMLQRAGVEVAFLSGGRSGAIEQRAAHLDIRHCLVGVGDKLAALEDLQHQLQLPVEATAFIGDDLNDLTVRPATGLLVCPADGARGLRRRADWVLKSRGGHGAVRELAEQLLERRGQWQELNRSGWRDKNV
- the kdsA gene encoding 3-deoxy-8-phosphooctulonate synthase, whose translation is MAAKPLTLIAGPCVIESRELVLSVAEQVQAICQELGITYVFKASFDKANRSSGASFRGPGVDGGLAILQEVKSSLGLKVLTDIHESHQAAAVAEVVDVLQIPAFLCRQTDLLEAAARAVAGTSKVVNVKKGQFLAPWDMAQVVAKFKELGLDPASGRLWLTERGNSFGYNTLVVDYRSLPQLQALGCPVIFDATHAVQQPGGRGSSSGGQREFVAPLARAAMAVGVDGLFLEVHPNPEEALSDGPNMVPLHRLKPLLRQLLAIREVVAQGLAPSIL
- a CDS encoding SIS domain-containing protein, which translates into the protein MSALTRCLEEEAAAIAAAAQRLDSDQVEAALSLLNNCRERRGKLVVTGVGKSGIVARKIAATFCSIGLTAVFLNPTDALHGDLGIVAADDVALLLSNSGETEELLAILPHLKRRGTGRIALVGRLNSSLAAGCDVALDGSVDREVCPLNLAPTASTAVAMAIGDALAAVWMERCGISPEDFAINHPAGALGRQLTLTVADLMVPAAELSPLNPQARLPEVIAKLTEGSPARGSLGAAWVHGSRDRGQLGGLITDGDLRRTLQRHGPQEWAGITALEMATVAPITTTPGALAAEALELMERNPRQAISVLPVVDPQNSEKLLGLLRLHDLVQAGFTSNQS
- the selD gene encoding selenide, water dikinase SelD, encoding MQHQSSQLPQEHLVLAGGGHSHVLVLRMWAMAATGRGRWAKPPALITLVSRHSTALYSGMVPGLVAGFYRRDECAIDLRRLCQLAGVGFVQAEITGLDLQAQQLHLEGRLPMVYGQLSLDVGCETRISKAATGMAIKPLEPFLAWCQQQQPSPASPAASKAVRAPGVTLQGGGLAAVELALALKARGFASQINLNGHQFRLGSKAANRRGRQLLQQAAIPLTVPGPADAACPDLAANGSADQNLLCTGSQAPAWLVESGLPTDGSGRVLTETSLQVLGHGGLFASGDCGVIASHPRPASGVWAVRAAPVLAANLERSLKNQLLAEPKRKPLQSWRPQRQVLQLVGDGGSITGRPRALALWGPFAFGPSRLLWRWKEAIDRRFMAGFEDLQAMRQGANQPATQPGNQPAMACRGCAAKLPAAPLQAALQRSGLKGPPEDAALVGTGAGGELLLQSVDGFPALVADPWLNARLTTLHACSDLWACGARVDSGQAVVTLPEAGPHLQAELLSQTLAGILSVLEPMRAGLIGGHTLEGRDGSGLSLVLSVNGSAAEAWGKGPLRSGDTLILTKAIGTGVLFSAQMAHAPSRLCPPQAIDRALEVMQQNQAQCVAVLAAGRCKACTDVTGFGLLGHLGEMLAASPVGLKVVLDRDALAALALPGALALLQAGYASSLAPANGAALSLLAGRVELEPCPNGLSGLLIDPQTCGPLLAAVPKEQSGAVVANLRALGFASAARIGSVA
- the galE gene encoding UDP-glucose 4-epimerase GalE, which gives rise to MAHLLITGGAGFIGSHTCLVLLEAGHSLVVLDNFANSSPESLIRVLELAELGFESERLRVIEGDIRSEADLNRAFGATPGSTGIEAVIHFAGLKAVGESVAHPLRYWDVNLAGSRSLLAAMEAHGCRNLVFSSSATLYGYPEVVPIAETAPIQPINPYGHSKAAVEQLLADLYGARLQSQTPWRIARLRYFNPVGAHPSGRIGEDPNGTPNNLFPFVSQVAIGRRKQLQVFGGDWPTADGSGVRDYIHVMDLAEGHRAALDVLLAEPPQLLTLNLGSGQGHSVLEVVSAFGAASGQPVPYEIVPRRAGDAAATVADASLAHGRLGWRTSRTLQDMCRDGWAWQSGNPKGYGK
- a CDS encoding nucleotide sugar dehydrogenase; translation: MAVIADRCPHIQVQVVDLNAERIAAWNDPDLAKLPIYEPGLDAVVGRCRGRNLHFSTEVDAAIAAADMVFLSVNTPTKTKGLGAGQASDLKWVEASARQVAAHAQGHTVVVEKSTLPVRTAAAVKAILDAGPEGKSFSVLSNPEFLAEGTAMADLDAPDRVLIGGDDPAAIEALAAIYGHWVAPEKILRTNLWSSELSKLTANAFLAQRISSINGIAAFCEATGADVSEVARAIGADSRIGPKFLQAGPGFGGSCFQKDILNLVYLCRHYGLEEVAAYWEQVVALNIWQQQRIARLVVNKLFGTVSGKRLAVLGFAFKADTNDTRESPAIRICRDLLEEGARLAIVDPKVKPEQIARDLGQAPADCDGGWQMVDSALEAAAGADAVLLLTDWAEFGSLDWKAIASVMRQPAWLFDARAKADAAGAKAAGLNVWTVGEG
- a CDS encoding ribbon-helix-helix domain-containing protein, translating into MRTTLTLDDDVLAAARVLARQQGRSVGCVLSALVRQGLQKPVYSVQSSRNGLPLLPIRPDGQPVDLQLVNRLRDELP
- a CDS encoding TA system VapC family ribonuclease toxin codes for the protein MSAGVLLDVNVLIALLDPLHVHHEPAHRWFAKRDDLAWASCALTQNAVLRILGHPRYPNSPGAPAAVAPVLQQLIHHPSHQFWADSLSLLTAPEVEAQALLDPAQISDTYLLAMAVRQQGRLASFDRRLVTTAVAGGSEALELIPV
- a CDS encoding UDP-glucuronic acid decarboxylase family protein, producing MPASLTRNLITGGAGFVGSHLVDRLMEAGEEVICLDNYFTGRKENIAQWIGHPRFELIRHDVTEPIKLEVDRIWHLACPASPVHYQFNPIKTAKTSFLGTYNMLGLARRVGARLLLASTSEVYGDPEVHPQPESYRGCVNTIGIRSCYDEGKRIAETLCFDYRRMHGTEIRVARIFNTYGPRMLPDDGRVVSNFIVQALSGEPLTLYGDGSQTRSFCYVDDLVEGLIRLMNGEHTGPINIGNPAEFTIKQLAELVRDRINPQLPLITKPLPADDPLQRQPVIDLAQRELGWQPTVPLEQGLEPTMAYFRGLLSA
- a CDS encoding nucleotidyltransferase family protein, giving the protein MVSVAAQPFVAPAIPWLAAIPLAQDIELGPGLDASTLRERLQGLCQQANVHAVVAFGSRARGDAEPDSDLDLAVICHEPSLSPELKTERSHAFRLLLGPLNCGVDLVVIGAHDAGRMAASRWHVMGDVAREGQVLYVAG